tacagGATTCCGTTTAGAACTCCAAAGTTCAACAAATGCCCTATTTTAGGGTGAAAACAATTATAAATCTGATAATGATGCACAGCATCCATGAGtgatttttccttaattttgaaATAGTGTCATTAACTACGACATATATTGTAGGTTTACATTTCTAAAGAGAAATAACAGAATtgaatagtttttttttcctatcacaAGTGATAACCAGTGTTTGAtatcttctattttttcttccaagaaatATCAGTCTAtcaacagttttaaaataaaatgttttctgtaacaatagaactttaaataaaaatatgattttgatTCAGATACTTTTGAGAAGACATGGATACTTTTCCAAGATCTTCTGACAAAGTAATTATTAAAACAGAGACCAGATGAGGCCTTAAAAAGACAATATACTATATTTCAGACAAGATTGCACCTCAGTTGTTCAAAGAATACCATAATTGCAACATTACTTCATCTTCTTTTAACATGCTGACAATTTCCAGCTAGCCCACGTGTGAAGGGTTTTTCTTGTATTCTAgcttaaaagaaataaaagtcagTAATTGATTCAGCACATACTGTATATGTCTTTTCACCTCCAATTGACTAGATCAttaataagttaaaaaaaatcctctctgaCCATAATCACTATCCTGATGAGGGATAAGTGATTCTTCAGAGCTCAAGTGTTGCTagttctattaaaaaatataccATGGTATGATTTCTTAATGTGTTGCTACTTTCGCAATTGGACCCTATGCAGTTATGCCTTCAAACTCTTCCATCTGTTCCACAAGGTGGTTCTGTGAGCTTTAGGACCTCTGATTGAAGACAAACTGATATAAAACCCCCAAACGGAGTTGCCTTCTGTTTAATCCGCCTCCCTCAGTGTATGTCAGGGGTCTGGTAGATCCGATGTATCCACTATGACTTTAATAAAAATAGTATCATCTTTAATATATGTTCCATTCTCTAGAACAGTTTGAGCCACAAAGACTGGGCAGCCAGATGCAATGTTCATTTCTCCAGTTGGCTTCTtgaaactgctgctgtttggaTCTGGCTTGAAAGCATCTCCCAAGTGGCGTCGAGACGGTCCCTGATCCATGAGCATGAGAGTCACTTTCTGCTTGAAGGGCCAAGGAAGCAAAGCATCGTATTCTCCGCGCATTATGACAAAAAACAGAGACAAGTGCGTCCCCTTTCCCATGCCATCTCCATTCAGGTAAACTCTGGCACACATCTTGTAGCCAAAGTATCCAGTATAAAAGGGTTGGCTGTACAAGGACAGAGTCTTCCCCATGACTGCTTCCTGCTTCCGCCGTTTATAATCGCGGATTTTCCAAATCAGCACTCCGTTGTAACTCGCAGTTTCGAGGACCTGGAAGCGGAGGTCCATGTCAGCCAGCCGAATGTCGTGAACGCTCAGCATCTGGTCGTGCCTGCTCAGCTGGGTCTCCAGCAGGCCTGCCACAAACACAAAGGATGGGGTGAGAAACCTGCTGTTTACTAAAGACTCTGAAAATCAATCACCAGTGCCACTATTGTGTATGAAAACACTTTCCTCCTCGACAACCCAAGAGCATTTGGCCAGTGATGAAGCAATTTCTACAGGCTCTAATTTGCTGCCTGTATCTAGGTTAGCTGGGATCTTTACAAACGTGGGCATTAATCATACATGCAGTAGAGTCAAACATTCAAATCATCTAACAGATTTTTCCTGGTCACTAAACAGTATAACTAGaggctttcattttttaaaaggagacaATCTTATCTGAAGATTGCTATTTAGCAGGTAAGACCTTGGAAGCAGTTACATATCTTATGTAATCCCTCTGAAATTCAGAAGCATTCCTGATCACTCAAAACATTCTTTTTATAGACACTATTTGTCTCAGAAGTACGGTGCTGTTACAGAGTCTAAAGTTCttcataaaaaacccaaaaaatttaaGCTTAGATCAGTATTATATGGTTATTTATTTAGTCTGGAGGGAGGGCTATATTTTCTGTGtcccccttcccttccatgTTACTCTTTTGTTTTGCTACTGGCAAAATTGGCCAACACACAATACTGAGAAGCAGATGAATTCATAAGGCAGGTTTACCTAATATAGGTCTATTTAAATGTTCTCTGTCACAATAATTTAAATGCTTGCATATAATTTACACTGTCCTGCTGCACTCCAGTCTTTATTCAGAAGCACAACGACATTATTCTTTAGcagatttcagttttcttaGGATCAAATACACCTGTCTAACAGAATTAGGATGGGTAGTTTCAGGTGGATAACCATACTGGTCCATTCACAGGGGAGAACAGTAGTAAAAGATGCCAATACACCAAGACTATATTTAAAGAAGTTGCTGAAAGCTATTAGCTATCAAAGATCAATTAAGAAACTGTTTATAATGAGCTAACAATGCAGTCAAGACAAGAgtcaataaaacaaaacagaagacaaGAATCAAGCCTAAGAAAAAGCATGGAAGCAATGCCACACCACCAACAAATGAAATACACAATCTCCTACTCAGAAATCAGAAGCATCAGCATTACTGATGTTTCCCTATAAAAGTCACAATGGGAGTGCCACTCAAGGGACACCGTTTTCCTCTCAACAGCACCTCAGCCCATTGTGCTTACACTCACTTGTATTCCGAGCTCCTTGCCCTCCAGTCTTATCAACACTTTCCAGCTCAGTCACTCTGTTCTGGAGGGATTCCACACTGCTCTTCATGCTGTCAGCCTCCTCCCAGTTCTGTCGGAAGGGACGGATTTCTTTGTCCAGTTCTTTGAGTTTCTCTGCTTGACTGTCTATCACTCGCTTTATAAAATAATAGCATACGAGTTAAAATAACACAAAGACGTTGATTCATGCAAATTAAACAAAGATTATACGTTGGTAATAAGACTGAATTCCAATATAAACAGGTTTTGCTTATGTCTAATATTTTACTAACAAAAACcttgaaaatttaaaagaatagcCCAGGAATTTAtgaaacctttaaaaatatttagttctACATAGG
This region of Catharus ustulatus isolate bCatUst1 chromosome 6, bCatUst1.pri.v2, whole genome shotgun sequence genomic DNA includes:
- the TRAF3 gene encoding TNF receptor-associated factor 3 isoform X3; the encoded protein is MDTSKKSEPPLSVEMVQQRANPDRSPSASIYVPEQGGYKEKFVNAVEDKYKCEKCHLILCNPKQTECGHRFCETCMNALLRSSSPKCTACQESIVKDKVFKDNCCRRELLALQIYCRNENKGCKEQLSLGQLLMHLRTDCQFEELPCPRADCKEKILRKDLPDHVEKTCKYRETTCKYCKSQVPMIMLQKHEDTDCPCVMVSCPHKCSVKTLMRSERVIDSQAEKLKELDKEIRPFRQNWEEADSMKSSVESLQNRVTELESVDKTGGQGARNTSLLETQLSRHDQMLSVHDIRLADMDLRFQVLETASYNGVLIWKIRDYKRRKQEAVMGKTLSLYSQPFYTGYFGYKMCARVYLNGDGMGKGTHLSLFFVIMRGEYDALLPWPFKQKVTLMLMDQGPSRRHLGDAFKPDPNSSSFKKPTGEMNIASGCPVFVAQTVLENGTYIKDDTIFIKVIVDTSDLPDP